In Vibrio atlanticus, the following proteins share a genomic window:
- a CDS encoding phosphatase PAP2 family protein, with amino-acid sequence MRTIEPIVRWDVAFSVFCLKNRYSGQHATLSKAVSHTGDGHLYVLIALIALLADGYTGREFLMVGLAAFAIELPIYWLAKNTLKRRRPAEFSSLLHSHIVPSDKYSLPSGHSAAAFVMATLIGHFYPSLYLFSLIWATAIAGSRILLGVHFLTDVLIGAALGIACTSLAIYFIL; translated from the coding sequence ATGCGTACTATCGAACCGATTGTCCGCTGGGATGTGGCATTTTCTGTTTTCTGTTTGAAGAACCGTTATAGCGGGCAACATGCAACATTGAGTAAAGCGGTGTCTCATACCGGGGATGGTCACTTATATGTGTTGATCGCTCTGATTGCGCTGTTAGCTGATGGCTACACAGGTCGTGAATTTTTAATGGTTGGTCTCGCCGCTTTTGCGATAGAGCTGCCGATTTATTGGTTAGCCAAAAACACTCTCAAGCGCCGCAGACCCGCTGAATTCTCTTCATTACTTCACTCTCACATTGTGCCGTCAGATAAATACAGCCTGCCTTCTGGGCATTCCGCTGCTGCATTTGTTATGGCGACTCTAATCGGACATTTTTATCCAAGTCTCTATCTCTTTAGCTTGATTTGGGCAACAGCGATTGCTGGCTCTCGAATCCTACTCGGTGTGCACTTTTTAACGGACGTACTGATTGGCGCAGCGCTAGGTATAGCGTGCACAAGCCTAGCCATTTACTTCATTTTATAG
- a CDS encoding MJ1255/VC2487 family glycosyltransferase — protein sequence MKILYGVQGTGNGHIARARAMAVTFRQKNIDVDFLFSGRDESKFFSMEAFGNYQTRSGLTFYSEQGKVKYGKTFIKNNIWRFLREVNQLDLAPYDLVLNDFEPVTAWAAKRQGVPCIGISHQNAFRYDVPKEGGNWIEHSVIQHFAPTEHSIGLHWYHFEQPILPPIVHTPACDERAKATQDFTLVYLPFEDLDAISELLMKFVSHHFVCYHPNVIEHSRVENIEFKPLSHAGFQFDLNQCSGVVANGGFELPSEALTLGKKLLLKPLEGQFEQQSNVATLEALGLAQTMSFLDAATLRGWLGEKQAEVVTYPDVASALVEWVLAGNWSNQDDLRKQLWDKVDFPSYASLT from the coding sequence ATGAAAATTTTATATGGCGTACAAGGTACAGGGAATGGTCACATCGCTCGTGCGAGAGCAATGGCCGTCACTTTTCGTCAGAAAAATATCGATGTCGACTTTCTGTTCTCTGGGCGTGACGAGAGTAAATTCTTTTCGATGGAAGCATTTGGCAATTATCAGACCCGCAGCGGCTTAACTTTTTACAGCGAGCAGGGGAAGGTTAAATACGGCAAGACATTCATCAAGAACAACATCTGGCGATTTCTCCGCGAGGTTAACCAGCTCGATCTTGCGCCTTATGACTTAGTGCTTAATGATTTTGAACCTGTGACGGCATGGGCGGCTAAGAGGCAAGGTGTGCCATGCATTGGCATAAGCCACCAGAATGCGTTCCGCTATGATGTACCTAAAGAAGGGGGCAACTGGATTGAACATTCCGTGATTCAACATTTCGCCCCAACTGAGCACTCTATTGGTTTGCACTGGTATCACTTTGAACAGCCAATATTGCCACCTATCGTTCACACGCCTGCGTGTGATGAGCGAGCTAAAGCAACACAAGACTTCACCTTGGTTTATCTACCATTTGAGGATCTTGATGCTATCTCTGAGTTGTTGATGAAGTTTGTTTCTCATCACTTTGTCTGTTATCACCCGAATGTGATTGAGCATAGCCGAGTCGAAAATATAGAGTTCAAACCACTCAGTCATGCCGGCTTCCAATTCGATCTCAATCAGTGCTCTGGTGTGGTGGCCAACGGCGGTTTTGAATTGCCATCTGAAGCCTTAACTTTAGGTAAGAAGTTGCTTCTTAAGCCTCTTGAGGGACAGTTCGAACAACAAAGTAATGTGGCGACGCTTGAAGCGCTCGGGTTGGCTCAAACCATGAGCTTTTTAGACGCGGCTACCTTGCGTGGTTGGCTCGGTGAAAAGCAGGCAGAAGTGGTCACTTATCCCGACGTGGCAAGTGCACTTGTTGAGTGGGTGTTAGCGGGCAATTGGTCTAACCAAGATGACTTGAGAAAGCAACTTTGGGATAAGGTGGATTTTCCTAGTTATGCATCACTCACGTAA
- the leuO gene encoding transcriptional regulator LeuO, which translates to MLEKKDAMSAIASYRMESTLRGVDLNLLTVFDAVMQEQNITRAAHNLGMSQPAVSNAVARLKVMFNDELFMRQGRGIQPTQRARQLFGPIRQALQLVRNELPSSVFSPESSSRLFKLAICSPCDMRFAPKIMSTINDQAPSVNLHMDAEFDRQLSERMRYQEIDFVIDYSRFDEQGFSSTEIFQDELVVVASASHPRINGEVSAAELLNEKHAKLSRIHGQRSFSEQAYRDLDCTPFYEGTSLSNVLYVVGQSELVTIAPRWMVEHAANKEQLQILDFPFDNAAISGFLSWHESSEKDKGHIWLRDQLMMICGEVVALN; encoded by the coding sequence ATGTTAGAGAAAAAAGACGCAATGAGTGCAATTGCAAGCTACAGAATGGAAAGCACACTTCGTGGAGTCGACTTAAATCTTTTGACTGTATTTGATGCAGTTATGCAAGAGCAAAATATTACACGTGCAGCTCATAATCTGGGCATGTCTCAGCCTGCGGTAAGTAATGCTGTTGCTCGTTTGAAAGTAATGTTCAACGACGAGCTATTCATGCGTCAAGGTCGTGGTATTCAACCGACTCAACGTGCTCGTCAGTTGTTTGGCCCAATCCGCCAAGCGCTGCAGTTAGTACGCAACGAATTGCCAAGTTCTGTATTCTCACCAGAGTCGTCTTCTCGTTTGTTCAAACTTGCAATTTGTAGCCCTTGCGACATGCGTTTTGCACCTAAGATTATGTCGACAATCAACGACCAAGCACCTAGCGTTAATCTGCACATGGATGCAGAATTTGACCGTCAACTTTCTGAGCGCATGCGTTACCAAGAAATTGACTTCGTTATTGATTACTCGCGTTTTGATGAACAAGGTTTCTCAAGCACTGAAATCTTCCAAGATGAATTGGTTGTGGTAGCTTCTGCTTCTCACCCACGCATCAACGGTGAAGTTTCAGCGGCAGAATTGCTTAACGAAAAGCACGCTAAACTGTCTCGCATTCATGGTCAACGTAGCTTCTCTGAGCAAGCTTACCGTGACCTCGATTGCACGCCTTTCTACGAAGGTACGAGCTTGAGCAACGTTCTTTACGTTGTTGGTCAATCTGAATTAGTAACAATCGCTCCTCGTTGGATGGTAGAACATGCAGCAAACAAAGAGCAGCTTCAGATTCTAGATTTCCCATTCGATAATGCGGCGATTTCTGGCTTCCTTAGCTGGCACGAATCAAGTGAAAAGGACAAAGGACACATCTGGTTACGAGATCAGTTAATGATGATCTGTGGCGAAGTAGTGGCGCTTAACTAG
- a CDS encoding AMP-dependent synthetase/ligase → MANLDFHIVKRLRDQIAQGGNRTALKHKVDNVWQGISWEQFGQQIDTLSLALLAQGLRVQDKIGIFSNNMPQWTVADFASLQARLVTVPIYPTNTAAQSSYIIQNADVKILFVGEQAQFDAAVSLFEECEQLEVVVAMSDDIDLQGHRFAVSWKEFMARGVEDQRAELDVRLADASMDDLLTLIYTSGTTGQPKGVMLDYTNVGYQLKGHDERLSLSKDDVSLCFLPLSHVFERAWTFYVLYKGATNCYLQDTMQVRDALSDVKPTVMSAVPRFYEKIFSAIHEKVSKAPFIRKVLFTWAVNMGAKLSVCHQEGRTPSFMLKKSHALADKLVLSKLRALLGGNINFMPCGGAKLDETIGRFFHAIGINVKLGYGMTETTATVSCWDDRCFNPDSIGMSMPGAEVKIGAKDEILVRGPMVMRGYYKMPEETAKTFDEHGFLKTGDAGHFDENGNLFITDRIKELMKTSGGKYIAPQVVEGAIGKDHFIEQIAVIADTRKFVSALIVPCYDSLEEYAKELNIKYHDRVELVKNHQIVEMLEKRVNDLQQELAKFEQVKKFKLLPKAFSMDDGELTPTQKLRRKVINDKYQDEIEEMYNEKPKDK, encoded by the coding sequence ATGGCCAATTTAGATTTTCATATCGTAAAAAGACTTCGTGACCAAATTGCCCAAGGCGGCAACCGTACAGCTTTGAAGCACAAAGTAGACAATGTATGGCAAGGTATTAGCTGGGAACAATTTGGACAACAAATCGATACGCTTTCATTAGCGCTATTGGCTCAAGGATTGAGAGTTCAGGATAAGATCGGTATCTTCTCGAACAATATGCCTCAGTGGACTGTGGCTGACTTCGCATCCTTACAAGCGCGCCTTGTAACGGTACCAATCTACCCAACCAACACAGCGGCACAGTCTTCTTACATTATCCAAAATGCGGATGTGAAGATCTTATTCGTTGGTGAGCAAGCTCAATTCGATGCGGCGGTTAGCCTTTTTGAAGAGTGTGAACAGCTAGAAGTTGTTGTGGCGATGTCTGATGATATCGATCTGCAAGGACATCGCTTTGCTGTCTCTTGGAAAGAGTTCATGGCTCGTGGTGTTGAAGATCAGCGAGCTGAGCTTGATGTTCGTCTTGCGGATGCCAGCATGGATGACTTACTGACGCTTATCTATACCTCTGGTACAACAGGCCAGCCTAAAGGTGTAATGCTTGATTACACTAATGTTGGCTATCAATTAAAAGGCCATGATGAGCGTCTTAGCTTAAGCAAAGACGACGTCTCATTGTGTTTCTTACCTCTATCACATGTATTTGAACGCGCTTGGACTTTCTATGTCCTTTATAAAGGCGCAACTAACTGCTATTTGCAAGACACCATGCAAGTTCGTGACGCACTGAGTGATGTTAAACCAACGGTTATGTCTGCTGTTCCTCGCTTCTACGAGAAGATTTTCTCAGCGATTCACGAAAAAGTATCTAAAGCACCGTTTATTCGTAAAGTACTCTTTACTTGGGCGGTGAACATGGGCGCGAAGCTTTCTGTTTGTCATCAAGAAGGTCGTACACCATCATTCATGCTGAAGAAGAGCCATGCGCTTGCTGACAAGCTTGTGCTCTCTAAACTGCGAGCTCTGTTAGGTGGTAACATCAACTTCATGCCATGTGGTGGCGCGAAGCTTGATGAAACCATTGGTCGCTTCTTCCACGCGATTGGTATCAATGTAAAACTTGGCTACGGCATGACAGAAACCACGGCAACAGTATCGTGCTGGGATGACCGTTGTTTTAACCCTGATTCGATCGGTATGTCGATGCCGGGCGCTGAAGTGAAAATTGGCGCTAAGGACGAGATTCTTGTTCGTGGTCCAATGGTGATGCGTGGCTACTACAAGATGCCAGAAGAGACAGCTAAAACATTTGACGAGCATGGTTTCCTAAAAACGGGTGATGCGGGTCATTTTGATGAAAATGGTAATCTATTCATTACTGATCGCATCAAAGAATTAATGAAGACTTCTGGCGGTAAGTACATTGCACCGCAAGTGGTTGAAGGCGCAATTGGTAAAGATCACTTTATCGAGCAGATTGCTGTTATCGCTGATACGCGCAAATTCGTTTCTGCACTGATTGTTCCTTGTTATGACTCGCTAGAAGAGTATGCCAAAGAGCTTAATATCAAATATCATGACCGTGTGGAACTTGTTAAAAATCACCAAATAGTAGAAATGCTAGAGAAGCGTGTGAATGACTTACAACAAGAGCTAGCGAAGTTTGAGCAAGTGAAGAAGTTCAAGTTGTTGCCAAAAGCGTTTTCTATGGATGATGGTGAGCTAACACCGACCCAGAAACTGCGTCGTAAGGTTATTAACGATAAGTATCAAGACGAAATCGAAGAAATGTACAACGAAAAGCCTAAAGATAAGTAG
- a CDS encoding acetolactate synthase 3 large subunit, whose protein sequence is MTTKPETAMSSGAEMLSGAEMVVQSLIEEGVEQIFGYPGGSVLDIYDALHAKTAEIKHVLVRHEQAATHMADGYTRSTGKPGVVLVCSGPGATNTVTGIATAYMDSIPMIVISGNVPNNLIGNDAFQECDIVGVSRPIVKHSFLVKKAEDIPEVVKKAFYISTTGRPGPVVIDLPKDILNPQIKLPYEYPETIKMRSYNPTVTGHKGQIKKALKALLEAKKPVLYVGGGAVISEADKPLLKLAEALNLPVVSTLMGLGAFPGTHKNSLGMLGMHGLYEANMAMHNADLIFGIGVRFDDRTTNNLDKYCPDAKIMHIDIDPSSISKNVKVDLPIVGSAEKVLESMVNLLIEQGGTNDAEAMESWWNEIKQWQERDCLTYDKTSGRIKPQQVIETLHKVTNGDAYVASDVGQHQMFAALYYPFDKPRRWINSGGLGTMGFGLPAGMGVKFAKPDEEVVIVTGDGSIQMNIQELSTALQYNIPVKIINLNNRFLGMVKQWQDIVYQGRYSNSYMDSVPDFAAIAEAYGHVGMRISSPDELESGLEKALAMKDRLVFVDISVDDTEHVYPMQIKGEGMDNMWLSKTERT, encoded by the coding sequence ATGACAACAAAACCTGAAACAGCCATGTCATCCGGCGCTGAAATGTTATCCGGCGCTGAGATGGTGGTGCAGTCTCTAATTGAAGAGGGTGTAGAACAAATCTTTGGTTATCCAGGTGGTTCTGTACTTGATATCTACGATGCGCTGCATGCTAAAACTGCTGAAATTAAACACGTATTAGTACGACACGAACAAGCCGCTACCCACATGGCAGATGGCTATACTCGTTCTACCGGTAAGCCGGGTGTAGTACTTGTGTGTTCTGGTCCAGGTGCGACCAATACCGTTACTGGTATTGCAACAGCCTACATGGACTCAATCCCAATGATTGTTATTTCTGGTAACGTACCAAATAACCTTATTGGTAACGACGCCTTCCAAGAGTGTGACATCGTTGGTGTATCACGCCCGATCGTTAAACACAGCTTCCTCGTTAAGAAAGCGGAAGATATCCCTGAAGTCGTTAAAAAAGCATTCTATATTTCAACGACAGGACGTCCAGGTCCTGTGGTTATTGATCTGCCAAAAGACATTTTAAACCCACAAATTAAGCTTCCTTATGAATACCCAGAAACGATCAAAATGCGTTCATATAACCCAACGGTTACGGGTCATAAAGGTCAGATCAAAAAGGCGCTGAAAGCCCTTCTTGAAGCGAAGAAGCCGGTACTTTATGTCGGTGGTGGTGCGGTTATTTCTGAGGCAGATAAGCCGTTGTTAAAATTAGCAGAGGCACTGAATTTACCCGTGGTAAGTACCCTAATGGGGCTTGGCGCTTTCCCTGGTACTCATAAGAACTCTTTGGGTATGTTGGGCATGCATGGTTTGTATGAAGCCAATATGGCGATGCACAATGCGGACTTGATCTTTGGTATTGGCGTACGTTTCGATGATCGAACGACCAATAACCTAGATAAATACTGTCCTGATGCGAAGATCATGCACATTGATATCGATCCATCTTCTATCTCTAAGAACGTTAAAGTGGATCTTCCGATTGTAGGTTCAGCGGAAAAAGTACTAGAAAGCATGGTTAACCTGCTTATTGAGCAAGGTGGAACTAACGATGCAGAAGCGATGGAAAGCTGGTGGAATGAAATTAAACAGTGGCAAGAACGTGACTGCTTAACGTATGACAAAACGTCGGGTCGAATTAAGCCACAACAAGTTATTGAAACACTGCATAAAGTAACCAATGGCGATGCCTATGTTGCTTCGGATGTTGGTCAGCACCAAATGTTTGCTGCTTTGTACTACCCGTTTGACAAGCCACGCCGTTGGATTAACTCTGGTGGTCTAGGTACGATGGGCTTTGGCTTACCAGCTGGTATGGGCGTTAAGTTTGCGAAACCTGATGAAGAAGTTGTGATTGTTACTGGTGACGGCAGTATTCAAATGAATATCCAAGAGCTGTCGACTGCGCTGCAATACAATATCCCCGTTAAGATTATTAATCTTAACAACCGTTTCTTAGGCATGGTAAAACAGTGGCAAGACATTGTTTATCAAGGTCGTTACTCTAATTCATATATGGACTCTGTTCCTGATTTTGCTGCTATCGCTGAGGCTTATGGCCACGTTGGCATGCGTATTTCATCTCCGGATGAATTGGAATCAGGTTTGGAAAAAGCACTGGCGATGAAAGACCGTTTGGTATTTGTCGATATTAGTGTGGATGACACCGAGCACGTATACCCAATGCAGATCAAAGGCGAGGGTATGGATAACATGTGGCTAAGCAAAACGGAGAGAACATAA
- the ilvN gene encoding acetolactate synthase small subunit yields MRHILSLLMENQPGALSRVVGLFSQRGYNIESLNVSPTDDPTLSRLNVTTNSSEMQLEQIQKQLHKLIDVLKVQEVSELEHIERELLMVKVRASGFARAEVKRTADIFRGQIVDVTASQYTVQMAGTSEKLDAFIQALSEVTEVLEVARSGVVGIARGERALKA; encoded by the coding sequence ATGAGACACATCCTTTCACTATTAATGGAAAACCAACCAGGTGCACTATCTCGTGTGGTTGGCTTGTTTTCTCAGCGTGGCTACAACATCGAGTCTTTGAATGTATCCCCTACGGATGATCCAACGCTTTCTCGTCTGAATGTCACCACTAACTCGAGCGAAATGCAGCTTGAGCAGATCCAAAAACAGCTACACAAGTTAATCGACGTACTTAAGGTACAAGAAGTGTCTGAGCTTGAGCATATCGAGCGTGAACTTCTGATGGTAAAAGTACGCGCTAGCGGCTTTGCTCGCGCTGAAGTGAAACGCACAGCGGATATATTCCGTGGTCAGATTGTTGATGTGACGGCTTCGCAATATACGGTTCAAATGGCCGGCACTAGCGAGAAGCTGGATGCTTTCATTCAGGCATTGTCTGAAGTAACGGAAGTACTTGAAGTGGCTCGAAGTGGGGTTGTTGGCATCGCACGTGGTGAACGAGCGTTGAAAGCCTAA
- a CDS encoding GntR family transcriptional regulator, with protein MIRQDILNGELTPGKKLVVADLKARYNVGASPIREALVQLSWSKYVKLEPQKGCWVSPVSKKELNDLYESLRVVSSVLLKKAILAGDESWELEVLTSYHKLSRIQYVSEEFDCVEWEERHQQFHVALLEGADSENMFKFFDDLINQVKRYRFLAMSAESASDDLFNIDEHEMIMKLVLAKNVDQATELLDQHLLSSMKRIEEVIEAA; from the coding sequence ATGATTCGCCAAGATATTCTCAATGGTGAATTAACCCCAGGTAAAAAACTCGTTGTAGCTGATCTCAAAGCACGATACAACGTCGGCGCATCTCCAATTCGCGAAGCCTTAGTGCAACTATCTTGGAGTAAATACGTAAAGCTAGAGCCACAAAAAGGCTGCTGGGTATCTCCTGTATCAAAGAAAGAACTGAATGACCTATACGAAAGCCTTCGTGTTGTATCATCGGTTCTGCTTAAAAAGGCAATTTTAGCAGGTGATGAAAGCTGGGAACTGGAAGTATTAACCTCCTACCACAAGCTATCACGCATACAATATGTCTCAGAAGAGTTTGATTGTGTTGAATGGGAAGAACGCCACCAGCAATTCCATGTCGCACTGCTTGAAGGGGCTGATTCAGAGAACATGTTTAAGTTCTTTGATGACCTAATTAACCAAGTGAAACGTTACCGCTTCCTAGCTATGTCTGCAGAAAGCGCATCTGATGATCTGTTCAATATTGATGAGCACGAAATGATCATGAAGCTGGTACTTGCTAAAAATGTCGATCAAGCGACAGAACTATTGGATCAACACCTGTTAAGTTCAATGAAGCGAATTGAAGAAGTTATCGAAGCCGCATAA
- the pykF gene encoding pyruvate kinase PykF, which translates to MKKTKIVCTIGPKTESVEKLTELVDAGMNVMRLNFSHGDFAEHGTRIANFRKVMENNGEQLAILLDTKGPEIRTIKLEDGNDVDLVAGQEFTFTTDATVVGNKDVVAVTYLGFAKDLTAGNTILVDDGLIEMEVIATTETEVKCKVLNNGALGENKGVNLPGVSVQLPALSEKDKADLKFGCEQGVDFVAASFIRKEEDVKEIRELLNANGGENIHIISKIENQEGVDNFDSILEASDGIMVARGDLGVEIPAEEVIFAQKMMIEKCNRARKMVITATQMLDSMISNPRPTRAEAGDVANAIMDGTDAVMLSGETAKGKYPVEAVTIMAQIANRTDSALKAELGSRLDSPRLRITEAVCKGAVDTAEKLAAPLIVVATEGGKSARSVRKYFPTANILALTTNEKTAAQLVLTKGVKPVLVDSIENTDAFYINGKEIALQSGLGNKGDIVVMVSGALVASGTTNTASVHVL; encoded by the coding sequence ATGAAAAAGACCAAAATCGTATGTACGATTGGCCCTAAAACTGAATCTGTAGAGAAGCTAACTGAACTAGTAGATGCTGGCATGAACGTTATGCGTCTTAACTTCTCTCACGGTGATTTCGCAGAGCACGGCACTCGTATCGCGAACTTCCGTAAAGTAATGGAAAATAATGGTGAGCAACTTGCGATCCTTCTAGATACTAAAGGTCCAGAAATCCGTACTATCAAACTTGAAGATGGTAACGACGTAGATCTAGTAGCTGGTCAAGAGTTCACTTTCACAACTGACGCAACAGTTGTTGGTAACAAAGACGTAGTAGCAGTAACTTACCTAGGTTTCGCTAAGGACCTAACAGCAGGTAACACTATCCTTGTTGATGATGGCCTAATCGAAATGGAAGTTATCGCAACAACAGAAACTGAAGTTAAGTGTAAAGTTCTTAACAACGGTGCTCTAGGCGAAAACAAAGGTGTTAACCTTCCTGGCGTTTCTGTTCAACTTCCAGCTCTTTCTGAGAAAGACAAAGCTGACCTTAAGTTTGGTTGCGAGCAAGGCGTTGATTTCGTAGCTGCTTCTTTCATTCGTAAAGAAGAAGACGTTAAAGAAATCCGTGAGCTTCTAAACGCTAACGGTGGCGAGAACATCCACATCATTTCTAAGATTGAAAACCAAGAAGGTGTAGATAACTTCGATTCAATCCTTGAAGCTTCTGACGGCATCATGGTTGCTCGTGGTGACCTAGGTGTTGAAATCCCAGCTGAAGAAGTAATCTTCGCTCAGAAGATGATGATCGAGAAGTGTAACCGCGCACGTAAGATGGTTATCACTGCAACTCAAATGCTTGACTCTATGATCAGCAACCCACGTCCAACTCGTGCAGAAGCGGGTGACGTTGCGAACGCAATCATGGATGGTACTGATGCAGTAATGCTTTCTGGTGAAACGGCTAAAGGTAAGTACCCAGTTGAAGCTGTTACTATCATGGCTCAAATCGCGAACCGTACTGATTCAGCTCTTAAAGCTGAGCTAGGTTCTCGTCTAGACAGCCCACGTCTACGCATCACTGAAGCAGTATGTAAAGGCGCTGTAGACACAGCAGAGAAGCTAGCTGCTCCTCTAATCGTTGTTGCAACTGAAGGCGGTAAGTCTGCACGTTCAGTACGTAAGTACTTCCCAACTGCAAACATCCTTGCTCTAACAACTAACGAAAAGACAGCTGCACAGCTAGTTCTTACTAAAGGTGTTAAGCCAGTTCTTGTTGACTCTATCGAGAACACAGACGCGTTCTACATCAACGGTAAAGAAATCGCTCTACAATCTGGCCTAGGTAACAAAGGCGACATCGTAGTTATGGTTTCTGGTGCTCTAGTCGCTTCTGGTACTACAAACACAGCATCTGTTCACGTTCTATAA
- a CDS encoding DeoR/GlpR family DNA-binding transcription regulator, with protein MSKRNTQLRRHAISNLVNEKGEVSVDELSAKFETSEVTIRKDLASLEKNGQLLRRYGGAISLPKEVVNEELGPQVSTRKISLAKAAADLIRDHNRIVIDSGSTTGALIQQLNSKRGLVVMTNSLHVANALNELESEPTLLMTGGTWDTHSDSFQGKVAESVLRAYDFDQLFIGADGIDLDRGTTTFNELVGLSKVMAEVSREVIVMVESEKVGRKIPNLELAWEHIDILITDTDLGEESKASIESHDVRVILTDPA; from the coding sequence ATGTCGAAACGAAACACCCAGCTCAGAAGACATGCAATTTCTAACCTAGTGAATGAAAAAGGGGAGGTTAGTGTTGATGAATTATCCGCTAAGTTCGAAACCTCAGAGGTCACGATTAGAAAGGACTTGGCGTCTTTAGAGAAAAACGGTCAGCTTTTGCGCCGTTATGGTGGTGCGATTTCATTACCGAAAGAGGTTGTCAACGAAGAGCTGGGTCCACAAGTTTCGACTCGAAAGATTTCATTGGCGAAAGCCGCGGCAGATTTAATTCGCGACCATAACCGCATTGTGATCGATAGTGGTAGCACGACAGGAGCGCTAATTCAGCAGCTCAATAGCAAGCGTGGTTTGGTTGTGATGACCAACTCGTTGCACGTTGCTAATGCACTTAATGAGTTGGAAAGCGAACCAACACTGCTAATGACCGGCGGCACTTGGGATACCCATTCGGATTCTTTTCAAGGCAAAGTCGCAGAATCAGTACTTCGAGCTTACGATTTTGATCAACTATTTATCGGGGCTGATGGTATCGACCTTGATAGAGGCACAACCACGTTCAATGAATTGGTTGGTCTAAGTAAAGTAATGGCTGAAGTGTCACGAGAAGTGATCGTGATGGTTGAGTCGGAAAAGGTGGGACGAAAGATCCCGAACTTAGAGCTGGCATGGGAACACATTGACATCTTAATTACCGATACAGACTTAGGCGAAGAATCCAAAGCAAGTATCGAATCACATGATGTTCGAGTGATCCTGACCGATCCAGCGTAA